A genomic region of Pseudomonas sp. RSB 5.4 contains the following coding sequences:
- a CDS encoding DUF4440 domain-containing protein, with protein sequence MDLLHHLLHLEQRLLSRAVREDAAELALLIADDFVEFGASGGIWNKSDVLEALPQQVFAQRTVSQFTLKLLSEDSALVTYHCHTVAVEQRVPADSLRSSVWWRQGEQWQMVFHQGTFCARP encoded by the coding sequence ATGGATCTGTTACACCATCTGCTGCATCTTGAGCAGCGCCTGCTATCCCGTGCTGTGCGCGAGGACGCCGCTGAACTGGCACTGCTGATCGCGGACGACTTTGTCGAATTCGGCGCCAGCGGCGGCATCTGGAACAAATCTGATGTGCTGGAAGCGCTGCCGCAGCAAGTGTTCGCACAACGTACCGTCAGTCAGTTCACGCTCAAGCTGTTGTCGGAGGATTCGGCGCTGGTGACGTATCACTGCCATACCGTCGCTGTCGAGCAGCGGGTGCCGGCGGACAGTTTGCGCAGTTCGGTATGGTGGCGGCAGGGCGAGCAGTGGCAGATGGTTTTTCATCAGGGCACCTTTTGTGCCCGGCCGTGA
- a CDS encoding glutathione binding-like protein — protein MTDLSAFPITHKWPAQYPDWIQLYSLPTPNGVKVSIMLEEIGLPYEPHRVGFDTQDQLSPEFLSLNPNNKIPAILDPHGPQDQPLPLFESGAILIYLADKSGQLLAQEGALRYETIQWLMFQMGGIGPMFGQLGFFNKFAGKDYEDKRPRDRYVEESRRLLNVLDKRLEGREWIMGERYTIADIATFPWVRNLIGFYEAGDLVGISNFPNVTRVLERFLARPAVVRGLTIPS, from the coding sequence ATGACCGATCTGTCCGCGTTCCCCATCACCCACAAATGGCCCGCGCAGTACCCTGACTGGATTCAGCTCTATTCCCTGCCGACCCCCAACGGCGTCAAGGTCTCGATCATGCTCGAAGAGATCGGCCTGCCCTACGAGCCGCACCGCGTGGGCTTCGACACGCAGGATCAGCTGTCTCCCGAGTTCCTGTCGCTGAACCCCAACAACAAGATTCCGGCGATCCTCGATCCCCACGGCCCGCAAGACCAGCCGCTGCCGCTGTTCGAGTCCGGCGCGATCCTGATCTACCTCGCCGACAAGAGCGGCCAGTTGCTGGCGCAGGAAGGCGCGCTGCGCTACGAGACGATTCAGTGGCTGATGTTCCAGATGGGCGGTATCGGCCCGATGTTCGGCCAGCTCGGTTTCTTCAACAAATTCGCCGGCAAGGACTACGAGGACAAGCGTCCGCGTGACCGCTATGTCGAGGAGAGCAGACGCCTGCTCAACGTGCTCGACAAACGTCTGGAAGGTCGCGAGTGGATCATGGGCGAGCGCTACACCATCGCCGACATTGCCACGTTCCCGTGGGTGCGTAACCTGATCGGGTTCTATGAGGCGGGGGATCTAGTGGGCATCAGCAACTTTCCGAACGTGACCCGGGTGCTGGAGCGCTTTCTGGCGCGGCCGGCTGTGGTGCGCGGGTTGACCATTCCTTCCTGA
- a CDS encoding FAD-dependent oxidoreductase, producing MNRSDVLIIGAGPTGLVLALWLSKLGVRVRIIDKASAPGSTSRALAVQARTLELYRQLDLADTVVRNGHRVAAANFWVNGKPVAQLPLNRIGEGLTPYAFVEIFPQDQHERLLIERLEDYGVTVERDTTLESFEETGDGLTAHLRLPDGEQEICQTCYLAGCDGARSVVRKTLDTGFPGGTYQQIFYVADVKASGPAMNGELHLDLDEADFLAVFPLAGEGRARLIGTVRDVRADRAESLEFSDVSSRAIEHLKVHIEDVNWFSTYRVHHRVAEHFRSGRAFLLGDAAHVHSPAGGQGMNTGIGDAINLAWKLAAVLNGSATAKLLDTYETERIAFARRLVSTTDKVFSFVTAEGRIADLLRTRLAPFLIPKMASFEASREFLFRTVSQVTLNYRGMPLSQGTAGHVHGGDRLPWAHDGEGDNYEPLRQPCWQVHVYGDTSDEMIAWCNEHNLPLHVFDWRPAFDTAGLARNGFYLLRPDTYVAIADNSADPKVIERYFRDHGIRAFFACP from the coding sequence ATGAACCGCAGTGACGTTCTGATCATCGGCGCCGGCCCCACCGGTCTGGTGCTGGCCCTGTGGCTGAGCAAACTCGGTGTGCGCGTGCGCATCATCGACAAGGCCTCCGCCCCCGGCAGTACGTCACGAGCGCTGGCGGTGCAGGCGCGCACGCTGGAGTTGTACCGGCAACTGGATCTGGCCGACACCGTGGTGCGCAACGGCCATCGGGTGGCGGCAGCAAATTTCTGGGTCAACGGCAAACCGGTCGCGCAATTGCCGCTGAACCGCATCGGCGAAGGCCTGACGCCCTACGCATTCGTCGAAATCTTCCCGCAGGATCAACACGAACGGCTGCTGATCGAGCGTCTCGAAGATTACGGCGTCACCGTCGAACGCGACACCACCCTGGAAAGTTTCGAAGAGACCGGCGACGGCCTCACCGCGCATTTGCGCCTGCCCGATGGCGAACAGGAAATCTGCCAGACCTGCTATCTGGCGGGATGTGATGGCGCCCGCTCAGTGGTGCGCAAAACCCTCGACACCGGTTTCCCCGGCGGTACCTATCAGCAGATTTTCTACGTCGCCGACGTCAAGGCCAGCGGCCCGGCGATGAACGGTGAGCTGCACCTGGATCTGGATGAAGCGGACTTCCTCGCCGTGTTTCCACTGGCCGGCGAAGGCCGTGCCCGCCTGATCGGCACGGTGCGTGACGTGCGCGCGGATCGCGCCGAAAGCCTGGAATTCTCCGATGTCAGCAGCCGCGCCATCGAACACCTGAAAGTGCACATCGAAGACGTAAACTGGTTCTCGACCTACCGCGTGCATCACCGCGTGGCCGAGCACTTTCGCAGCGGTCGGGCGTTTCTCCTCGGCGACGCCGCGCACGTGCACAGCCCGGCGGGCGGTCAGGGCATGAACACCGGCATTGGCGATGCGATCAATCTGGCGTGGAAACTCGCCGCCGTGCTCAACGGCAGCGCCACGGCGAAGCTGCTCGACACGTACGAAACCGAACGCATCGCCTTCGCCCGGCGACTCGTATCGACCACCGACAAAGTGTTCAGTTTCGTCACCGCCGAGGGGCGCATCGCCGATCTGCTGCGCACGCGCCTGGCACCGTTTCTGATCCCGAAAATGGCCTCATTCGAGGCCAGCCGCGAGTTCCTCTTCCGCACCGTCTCGCAAGTCACCCTCAACTACCGCGGCATGCCGCTGAGCCAGGGCACGGCCGGCCACGTCCACGGTGGCGACCGCTTGCCGTGGGCGCATGATGGTGAGGGGGATAATTACGAACCGCTGCGGCAGCCGTGCTGGCAGGTGCATGTGTACGGCGACACCAGCGACGAGATGATCGCCTGGTGCAATGAACACAACCTGCCGCTGCACGTGTTCGACTGGCGGCCGGCGTTTGATACGGCGGGGTTGGCGCGTAACGGGTTTTATCTGCTGCGCCCGGATACCTATGTGGCGATTGCCGATAACAGTGCGGATCCGAAAGTGATCGAGCGGTATTTCAGGGATCACGGAATAAGGGCGTTCTTCGCCTGCCCCTGA
- a CDS encoding toxin VasX: protein MTHPAILDAAAASKKPFGSLDSCPLRQTHVQLLPLSYGLVERAFDPSTELKMPYTLTARPLGIRRLRDGWLYIIDSLSGELYEYRMLDGIVTALLHQGKTVAEDQRAAIEERPALIFSRQSTLYVTFAEVQWTAGKCRQVLDSAQERKHFMQAVDLGPVHCQTGGEHLLTVAQARQWLAEVAVSAEPVAETDATRMPTVQVSDAPEHEREPYLWEQPQRFRAAHIGEFLGRVRGPYQDDTLFLLVDYDLGVMRDLAEYQDTVVGWVDEWSNSGNNARDYLLASYIESLSQLSDQDFDGLAKASEHPQAKALFADLEQLPEPDRENTRRALLDYLNKGGEVQPDAPPPPELQKLRAKGTDDEMQPNRAAPTAEVDRRFYTRRYFLAVAPEDFVERHLEILLSLGKDQERRIKDVLDGPLLSGKRGINDLIDRPAMDERLNLLRDDLGRWNRLLERITADRTQLLVAGRFHRAAWYYDAQVAAQLHHALSAEYACLKDLCRSDEASEKMLGFVEQHPELTRTAFYTLPLRLQSEQSGQYSTLFNAGMATFNNLPDWLAKLKKIEQPQLPALDDMPEHTRVVAAAVQDTYSPALNLGLGRALEGFDLAGEKIPDLDELFQRLPKALRLRLFDAAKTSGVTFTVASPAEQAALQTVIKELLREREYLKTLNRERNQITHNKNRPGHKTPRAVELQEEIVRVRAQLTQVEGRLAAALSPIEELPDRSARLYGATPARAGVTVVFPPAQQGELRSLLGNIRLGIGGLSRTSLVKTEGMGLVVVLVQVVNLVGAIKELKNQSRNERVWGPVLNALMTTGAAGFTAAQSLADTALKARSTALVAGLQLHALQHVHVQMGKLHLGLGIPTYLLGFISSFTSLITQHKNWQQAIRSGNHPAQGAAALATFGAGGMTTVNTYGLGQTLYAGYTVVTATNSEARTAAWAAAGTRLSTVFFRFNLAGALFTVLELSGTWLFNRYNLSAHNKWLKITPWSLDAEMRGDHSLEDYQSYLAFLIQAPYAQLGPNPYDSWLKNLLFKAKPSDIHLVLPRLTLENLLPPLDGKPKHRLGIGAHRISMPLHGRGAPRERKDVLSDEVLSSLRIVKSSPEGLVLCLQYPIDHSAEYTPAKETLELAVCVQNLNDKGEWASRTRVIHIDPQGDGHFAVVAPQLVKGNPPMLLVEAQFLEQADHGE, encoded by the coding sequence ATGACCCATCCCGCCATCCTCGACGCCGCCGCAGCCTCCAAGAAACCCTTCGGCTCCCTCGACAGCTGCCCGCTACGGCAAACCCACGTGCAGTTGCTGCCGTTGAGCTACGGTCTGGTGGAAAGGGCGTTCGATCCGAGCACGGAATTGAAGATGCCGTACACCCTGACCGCCCGCCCGCTGGGCATTCGCCGCTTGCGCGACGGCTGGCTGTACATCATCGACAGCCTTAGCGGCGAGTTGTACGAGTACCGAATGCTCGACGGCATCGTCACCGCGCTTTTGCATCAGGGTAAAACGGTGGCTGAGGATCAGCGCGCGGCCATTGAGGAGCGTCCGGCACTGATCTTCTCGCGCCAAAGCACGCTGTACGTGACCTTCGCCGAAGTGCAGTGGACGGCAGGCAAATGCCGGCAGGTGCTGGACAGTGCCCAAGAGCGTAAGCACTTCATGCAGGCGGTTGATCTGGGGCCGGTGCATTGCCAGACCGGCGGCGAGCACTTGCTGACCGTGGCGCAAGCCCGACAGTGGCTGGCAGAGGTGGCGGTCAGTGCAGAGCCTGTCGCCGAAACCGATGCTACGCGCATGCCGACCGTGCAGGTCAGCGACGCCCCCGAGCACGAACGCGAACCTTATCTGTGGGAGCAGCCGCAGCGTTTTCGCGCGGCACACATCGGCGAATTCCTCGGCCGGGTACGCGGGCCCTATCAGGACGACACATTGTTTCTGCTGGTCGACTACGATCTGGGGGTGATGCGCGATCTGGCCGAGTATCAGGACACTGTGGTCGGTTGGGTCGATGAATGGAGCAACAGTGGCAACAACGCGCGCGATTACCTGCTGGCCAGTTACATCGAGTCCTTGAGCCAGCTCAGTGATCAGGACTTCGACGGTCTGGCCAAGGCCAGTGAACACCCGCAGGCCAAGGCGCTGTTTGCCGATCTGGAACAACTGCCCGAGCCGGATCGGGAGAACACACGCCGTGCGCTGCTCGACTACCTGAACAAGGGCGGGGAGGTCCAACCCGATGCACCGCCGCCGCCAGAGCTGCAAAAACTGCGTGCCAAGGGGACCGACGACGAAATGCAGCCCAACCGCGCCGCGCCCACGGCTGAGGTGGATCGGCGTTTTTACACGCGGCGGTACTTTCTTGCAGTCGCCCCTGAGGACTTTGTCGAACGGCACTTGGAAATCCTGCTCAGCCTCGGCAAGGATCAGGAGCGCCGCATCAAGGACGTGCTCGACGGCCCGCTGCTCAGCGGCAAGCGCGGCATCAACGACCTGATCGACCGCCCGGCCATGGACGAGCGACTGAACCTGCTGCGCGACGACCTCGGCCGCTGGAACCGCCTGCTCGAACGCATCACCGCTGACCGCACGCAACTGCTGGTCGCCGGCCGCTTTCACCGTGCAGCCTGGTACTACGATGCGCAAGTGGCGGCGCAACTCCATCATGCGCTCAGCGCCGAGTACGCCTGCCTCAAGGATCTATGCCGCAGCGACGAAGCCAGCGAGAAAATGCTCGGGTTTGTGGAGCAACACCCGGAACTGACCCGAACCGCCTTCTACACCTTGCCGCTGCGCCTGCAATCGGAGCAGAGCGGGCAATACTCGACGCTGTTCAACGCCGGTATGGCGACGTTCAACAACCTGCCGGACTGGCTGGCCAAACTGAAAAAGATCGAACAACCGCAACTGCCGGCCCTCGACGACATGCCTGAACACACCCGTGTCGTCGCGGCAGCCGTGCAGGACACCTACAGCCCGGCACTGAACCTGGGCCTTGGTCGGGCGCTGGAAGGTTTCGACCTGGCGGGCGAGAAAATCCCCGACCTCGATGAACTGTTCCAGCGCCTGCCCAAAGCACTGCGCCTGCGCCTCTTCGACGCGGCAAAAACCAGCGGTGTGACCTTCACCGTCGCCAGCCCCGCAGAACAGGCCGCGCTGCAAACCGTGATCAAAGAGCTGCTGCGCGAACGTGAATACCTGAAAACCCTCAACCGCGAACGCAACCAGATCACCCACAACAAAAATCGTCCGGGCCACAAGACGCCAAGGGCGGTGGAGTTGCAGGAAGAGATTGTGCGGGTGCGGGCGCAATTGACCCAGGTGGAAGGACGGCTGGCGGCGGCGTTGAGCCCGATTGAAGAACTACCGGATCGCTCGGCCCGGTTGTACGGCGCCACGCCTGCAAGAGCGGGGGTGACAGTGGTGTTTCCGCCGGCACAGCAGGGGGAGTTGCGGAGTTTGTTGGGGAATATTCGGTTGGGGATCGGAGGGCTGTCCAGGACCAGTCTGGTGAAGACGGAAGGGATGGGGTTGGTGGTGGTTTTGGTGCAGGTGGTGAATTTGGTGGGGGCTATTAAAGAACTAAAAAATCAGTCCAGGAACGAACGGGTTTGGGGACCTGTTCTGAATGCTTTGATGACTACCGGTGCCGCTGGTTTTACCGCGGCACAGAGCTTGGCAGATACGGCATTGAAAGCTCGGAGCACGGCGCTTGTTGCTGGGCTTCAACTCCATGCCTTGCAGCATGTGCATGTGCAGATGGGGAAGTTGCATCTAGGGTTAGGAATTCCGACCTATCTTTTGGGATTTATCTCTTCATTCACTAGCTTGATTACTCAACATAAAAACTGGCAACAAGCAATTCGAAGCGGTAATCACCCTGCGCAGGGTGCGGCCGCACTGGCAACATTTGGAGCCGGCGGAATGACTACCGTCAATACGTATGGTCTGGGGCAGACCCTATACGCCGGTTATACCGTGGTTACTGCCACTAACAGTGAAGCAAGAACTGCCGCTTGGGCCGCAGCCGGCACACGCCTTTCTACCGTGTTTTTTCGGTTCAACCTGGCAGGCGCGTTATTTACCGTTTTGGAACTCAGTGGCACCTGGCTCTTCAATCGCTATAACCTTAGCGCTCACAATAAGTGGCTGAAAATCACGCCTTGGAGCCTGGATGCGGAGATGCGCGGTGATCACTCCTTGGAGGACTACCAAAGTTATTTGGCCTTTCTGATACAGGCGCCTTACGCACAACTTGGTCCGAACCCCTACGACTCTTGGCTGAAAAACCTGTTATTCAAAGCCAAACCCAGCGATATCCATCTGGTCCTACCCAGACTGACATTGGAAAACCTTCTTCCTCCTTTGGATGGGAAGCCGAAACACCGGCTGGGCATTGGCGCACACCGTATCTCCATGCCCCTCCACGGTCGAGGCGCGCCGCGAGAACGTAAAGACGTGCTTAGCGACGAAGTGTTAAGCAGCCTGCGAATCGTCAAGTCATCGCCAGAAGGATTGGTGCTCTGCCTTCAATACCCGATTGATCACAGCGCCGAGTACACGCCAGCAAAAGAAACACTGGAATTGGCCGTATGCGTTCAAAACCTGAACGACAAAGGTGAGTGGGCGTCGCGAACCCGTGTCATCCATATTGACCCGCAGGGTGACGGGCATTTTGCGGTGGTTGCTCCTCAACTGGTCAAAGGAAATCCGCCCATGTTGCTAGTAGAAGCCCAGTTTCTGGAGCAAGCCGATCATGGCGAATAA
- the hemB gene encoding porphobilinogen synthase — protein MSSQFPEARPRRLRRNASLRSLFQETEFSLNDLVLPIFVEEEIDDFVPIKSMPGVMRIPERKLASEIERYARAGIKSVMTFGVSHHLDANGSDTWRENGLVSRMSRIAKDAVPEMIVMSDTCFCEYTDHGHCGVMHNHEVDNDQTLINLGKQAVAAARAGADVIAPSAAMDGQVRAIRRALDDAGFTQIPIMAYSTKFASALYGPFREAGGSALKGDRKSYQMNPMNRREALRESLLDEQEGADALMVKPAGAYLDIIRDIREASNLPLSAYQVSGEYAMIKFGAQAGAIDEDRVVRESLGAIKRAGADLIFTYFAMDLALAGI, from the coding sequence ATGTCCAGCCAGTTCCCCGAAGCACGTCCCCGCCGTCTGCGCCGCAATGCGAGCCTGCGCAGTCTGTTCCAGGAAACCGAGTTCAGCCTGAATGATCTGGTGCTGCCGATTTTCGTCGAAGAAGAGATCGATGACTTCGTGCCGATCAAGAGCATGCCGGGGGTGATGCGCATTCCCGAGCGCAAGCTGGCCAGCGAAATCGAGCGCTATGCCCGTGCCGGCATCAAGTCGGTGATGACCTTTGGCGTATCCCATCATCTGGACGCCAACGGCAGCGACACCTGGCGCGAAAACGGCCTGGTTTCGCGCATGTCGCGGATTGCCAAGGACGCGGTGCCGGAAATGATCGTGATGTCCGACACCTGCTTCTGCGAATACACCGATCACGGCCACTGCGGTGTGATGCACAACCACGAAGTCGACAACGACCAGACCCTGATCAACCTTGGTAAACAGGCGGTGGCCGCGGCGCGTGCCGGCGCTGACGTGATTGCCCCGTCGGCGGCGATGGACGGTCAGGTGCGGGCGATTCGCCGCGCGCTGGATGACGCAGGTTTCACCCAGATTCCGATCATGGCTTATTCGACCAAATTCGCCTCGGCGCTGTACGGCCCGTTCCGCGAGGCCGGTGGCAGTGCGCTGAAGGGCGACCGCAAAAGCTATCAGATGAACCCGATGAACCGCCGCGAAGCCCTGCGTGAATCGCTGCTCGACGAGCAGGAAGGCGCCGATGCGCTGATGGTCAAACCGGCCGGCGCGTACCTCGACATCATCCGCGACATTCGTGAAGCCTCGAACCTGCCGCTGTCGGCGTATCAGGTCAGCGGCGAGTACGCGATGATCAAGTTCGGCGCGCAGGCCGGTGCGATCGACGAGGACCGTGTGGTGCGTGAAAGCCTGGGCGCGATCAAGCGCGCGGGTGCGGATCTGATCTTCACCTACTTTGCGATGGATCTGGCATTGGCCGGGATCTGA
- the selD gene encoding selenide, water dikinase SelD — MSEPIRLTQYSHGAGCGCKISPQVLEVILAGSGAQNLDPKLWVGNASRDDAAVYEIDAERGVVSTTDFFMPIVDDPFDFGRIAATNAISDIYAMGGDPLMAIAILGWPVNVLAPEVAREVIRGGRAVCDAAGIPLAGGHSIDAPEPIFGLAVTGLVEKRHMKRNDTATAGCLLYLTKPLGIGILTTAEKKGKLRPGDIGVARDWMCTLNKPGSRFGKLAGVAAMTDVTGFGLLGHLVEMADGSHLTARIGYNHVPRLDSVEYYLEQGCVPGGTLRNFDSYSSKLGRLQELHKRVLCDPQTSGGLLIAVTPEGNAEFLAVAAELGLDLAPIGELVERQTHAVEVI; from the coding sequence ATGAGCGAGCCGATTCGTCTGACCCAATACAGCCACGGTGCCGGTTGTGGCTGCAAGATTTCCCCGCAGGTGCTGGAAGTGATTCTGGCCGGCAGCGGTGCGCAGAACCTTGACCCGAAACTGTGGGTCGGCAATGCCTCGCGTGATGATGCGGCGGTGTACGAGATCGATGCCGAGCGCGGTGTGGTATCGACCACTGACTTCTTCATGCCGATTGTCGACGACCCGTTCGACTTCGGCCGGATCGCCGCGACCAACGCGATCAGCGACATCTATGCGATGGGCGGCGATCCGCTGATGGCGATCGCAATCCTCGGCTGGCCGGTGAATGTGCTGGCGCCGGAAGTGGCGCGGGAAGTGATTCGCGGTGGACGGGCGGTGTGTGACGCGGCGGGTATTCCGCTGGCCGGCGGGCATTCGATCGATGCGCCGGAGCCGATCTTCGGCCTGGCCGTGACCGGTCTGGTGGAAAAGCGCCACATGAAGCGCAACGATACCGCCACCGCCGGTTGCCTGCTGTACCTGACCAAGCCGCTGGGCATCGGCATCCTGACCACCGCCGAGAAAAAGGGCAAATTGCGCCCCGGTGACATTGGTGTGGCCCGCGACTGGATGTGCACCCTGAACAAGCCCGGCAGCCGTTTCGGCAAACTGGCCGGGGTCGCCGCGATGACTGACGTCACCGGTTTCGGTCTGCTCGGGCATCTGGTGGAAATGGCCGATGGCAGCCACCTGACTGCACGCATCGGCTACAACCACGTGCCGCGTCTGGACAGCGTCGAATACTATCTTGAACAGGGCTGCGTGCCCGGCGGCACTCTGCGCAACTTCGACAGTTATTCGAGCAAGCTCGGCCGTCTGCAGGAGTTGCACAAGCGCGTGCTGTGCGACCCGCAGACCAGCGGCGGTCTGCTGATTGCAGTGACTCCCGAAGGCAACGCCGAATTCCTCGCGGTGGCTGCCGAACTGGGCCTGGACCTGGCGCCGATCGGCGAGCTGGTCGAGCGACAGACCCACGCAGTCGAGGTGATCTGA
- the mnmH gene encoding tRNA 2-selenouridine(34) synthase MnmH, with amino-acid sequence MSRDCTDYRDIFLNDRPMMDARAPVEFAHGAFPGVVNLPLMNDREREQVGTCYKQHGQQAAIALGERLVSAEVREQRIQGWVEFARAHPDGYLYCFRGGLRSQIVQQWIKEQGGIDYPRVGGGYKAMRTFLLETVDQAVAECDLVLLGGMTGTGKTELLVQLSNGLDLEGHANHRGSSFGKRATGQPTNIDFENRLAVDLLKKRAGGIQQFVLEDESRVVGSCALPLPLYRGMQVAPMVWLEDSLEQRVERILQDYVINLHAEFVAVHGEQGFALYAERLIASLNNIQRRLGGERHQRMFLQMEEALAEQARSGSVEAFRDWISVLLREYYDPMYAFQREKKGGRIEFAGERGAVLEYLRERVNQQV; translated from the coding sequence ATGTCACGCGACTGCACCGATTACCGCGACATTTTCCTCAATGACCGGCCGATGATGGATGCCCGTGCGCCGGTCGAGTTTGCCCACGGCGCGTTTCCCGGCGTGGTCAACCTGCCGCTGATGAACGACCGCGAGCGCGAGCAGGTGGGGACTTGCTACAAGCAGCATGGACAACAAGCCGCCATCGCCCTGGGTGAGCGGCTGGTGTCTGCCGAAGTGCGGGAGCAGCGCATTCAAGGCTGGGTCGAGTTTGCCCGGGCACACCCCGACGGCTATCTGTATTGCTTTCGCGGCGGCCTGCGTTCGCAGATCGTCCAGCAATGGATCAAGGAGCAGGGCGGTATCGATTACCCGCGGGTCGGCGGTGGCTACAAGGCCATGCGCACGTTCCTGCTGGAGACGGTCGATCAGGCCGTGGCCGAGTGCGATCTGGTGCTGCTGGGCGGGATGACCGGCACCGGCAAGACCGAACTGTTGGTGCAGTTGAGTAATGGTCTGGATCTGGAAGGCCACGCCAATCATCGGGGCTCGAGTTTCGGCAAGCGTGCCACCGGCCAACCGACCAACATCGATTTTGAGAACCGTCTGGCCGTTGATCTGCTGAAAAAGCGCGCGGGCGGAATCCAGCAGTTTGTGCTGGAAGACGAGAGCCGGGTAGTCGGCAGTTGTGCTTTGCCACTGCCGTTGTACCGAGGCATGCAAGTGGCGCCGATGGTCTGGCTCGAAGACAGCCTGGAGCAGCGGGTCGAGCGGATCCTCCAGGATTATGTGATCAACCTGCACGCCGAGTTTGTCGCGGTGCATGGCGAGCAGGGCTTTGCGCTGTATGCCGAGCGGCTGATTGCGAGTTTGAACAATATCCAGCGCCGGCTGGGCGGCGAACGCCATCAGCGGATGTTCCTGCAGATGGAAGAGGCCTTGGCGGAGCAGGCGCGCAGCGGATCGGTCGAGGCGTTCCGTGACTGGATCAGCGTGTTGCTGCGCGAGTATTACGACCCGATGTATGCGTTCCAGCGTGAGAAGAAGGGCGGCCGGATCGAGTTCGCCGGGGAGCGCGGGGCGGTGTTGGAGTATTTGCGCGAGCGGGTGAATCAGCAGGTTTGA